From the genome of Candidatus Neomarinimicrobiota bacterium:
CTACTGATCTGGATGGCAGATATATGATCCTGAATGTACCACCAGGTGAGTATGATATCAATTGCACCATGATCGGCTATACCAGGCAGGTTATCAAGGGCATCAGAGTTATGGTTGATCTTACTACTACCCAGAATATAGAGATGAGCGTGAGTATCATAGAGGGTGATGTGGTCACCGTTACGGCTGACCGATCCATGATCCAGGCCGATATCACACATGCCCAGGCCAATATCAGTGCAGCTGAGCTGGAAGCACTACCGGTTGAATCATTTCAAGGGGCTGTT
Proteins encoded in this window:
- a CDS encoding carboxypeptidase-like regulatory domain-containing protein → MKQLIRAFLILLTITQFLFAGTAGKITGKVTDASTGEPLIGVNVIVPSTGQGGATDLDGRYMILNVPPGEYDINCTMIGYTRQVIKGIRVMVDLTTTQNIEMSVSIIEGDVVTVTADRSMIQADITHAQANISAAELEALPVESFQGAV